From Girardinichthys multiradiatus isolate DD_20200921_A chromosome 13, DD_fGirMul_XY1, whole genome shotgun sequence:
gaatagaaaggtgtgagacgagctctgacattattgaacagcataaactctgcacacatggaatgaattcacacaatttcttaaaatacaagaatttattaacaaaaataagtcaactcaaagccaAACAtctttcaatcaacaaactctttactttgctaagacaatccaactaaactaccaagcagaattaaagaataaggaagattaatgggctatgtacaatataaacaagttgattaaggatggttgaaaatcatgaccaaaagagtgatgcaacattaccatgtaatatttatgtttgagatccaaggattatcttgaagaatctggaaatgaagttaagttagtcttggaaccaacttaagcaataaccggcaaatgtttagacaaccattcacaatgcaagatcagataaaatattattttaataaaataatgttttaaataatgatctgctgagtaaaaccaaccttctggatgactaattctcaacggtgtctaattagctgcctttatttattgaaataatatttgaagaaatattattaagagagtattttggaaaagagccaaatttttctggagaaattgggcttaatggtgtttacttagttatcaaatttagtaaatgatgtttaggaattattattcactagcttgaaaactaacaacctttctgttaaatactctttagtagcaagcacgtgttctctaccggttagcagttgagctaacaaaagaagctaatagcttagcaccagaatcaacacatacctttgaAATACCttggttaatataagggttaaaatacataagcgcagatggcgcgttatgagcaatcttctgtgtttaaaatcacccttcaagtaaagtttgacttaacttaaaaacacacaaacagggcacgtgtgctgcagatagcctgctagcactaacatagcagagtttcacaaaacaaaacttcataaaatgaaaacgttcagatcatttcatcctaactgttaatctgcccaaacctaacctctgaccatggtgaggagatgttgtccaaggggcgaagtttgaagaaacgtccacagtcaacaagccgttagctttcagctaacctcggtAGCTTTGCGGGGGTTTGAAGGTGCGttcactctgtgaacaaaaggattcgctccggagctgtagctgggcggcccgtcctgtccgctgaacacacgggttaacacgatgatgcggtctctgctgtcttccttccagactagGAGACCGTGTCTTTGCAGgggtttctctcgaacaccgtttgcttctgcagggctcggagagaaagtcagcaatgcttataccttaatttcccctctttatgaaggaaatcaccgggtacacaaacagtgcttcactcatactttactttgcatatgatcgcgtgatcttatgacactcttggatccagtttgaagagtttgtctttttgccagcaaaagacattagcgcgctttgtccccctcctatcccgatgaacactGGTGtgggagagggggtgctcttattcaggcAGAGgcatcacgggaagtccgctgctacccccctttcctcggttgctggaagtcagttaaatgcaatttatttttgaaagttccagaaaagtccgtaccggagtttaatgttgaaatccatggctgggtcccaacagtggACCATGCAAGAGTTAGATCCGTCGTTCTCAAAACTGTGACCGGTGTTCTTCTGTGTGTCACTTTGTTATTGTACAAATATGTGATTAATAGTTTCAAGAAATGAAAATGACTGCCCAAAAAATTATGTTAAAGCTCCATTTGTTATAATTGTTACATTTCAACTTGTTTGGGGTTGCAAGTCACCTCTGCTGTTAATTTGTGGGTCAGAATCCGAAAGGTTTGACAAGCAATGATTTAGAGTTCATTACAGAAGAGGTACGCGCATCCAAAGAGTTAGTTGGTAGTTTCTTAATGAGCCTTACCATTGTTTCCAGACCAACACAGCAGATGCCAACCAGaagcaactttttcaataaaatcttgTTGTTGAGATAAATAATGCCTGTTATCCCCCCCACCCCTCAGTATCTGGATAGACTACTCATGATCTGGGCTCTATGCATACTGTGAActcaaagcagaaagacatcGACCATTTTTACTTATTGCCAATCTTATAGACAAATTGGATTGCAAACAGATTACTCTCTACTTTCACCCGTAACGGTGACTTTGGGCAGTGTCTTCTCTCTCCTTTTACTCAGTCTTATCAGCTCCATGTCAACAGAATTTGGGCCCTGCCCCAACTACCAGCTCACAGGGCTCTTATCTGGTGAATGCCAAAAGCCCCGTCTGGCAGCAACAAATGGTCACCATGCTTGTCCATCACCATGGTGGTGTTTTTGCTCCTCTGTAATTTTGCCGTACCCTTTTGAAAGACTGTTAACGCCAGCAGACTGACAGGGCCAGAAAGGATGTTCAGCAACTCAATTATATTCCATCATGGTTGATGGAGAGAGACCAACTTATAGATTTTTGTTTGAATTACCATATTTGCTTAATAGGGagcttctgttttgtttcccAGATTGATGAGTTACCGGAAGGAGCCGTGAAGTCGCCCTCGAACAAGTACCAAGTGTTCTTTTTCGGGACACATGAGACgtcagtattttgtttttatcctttTAATAGTTTTTCTGTGCAGGACAAATGTCAGAAACCTAAAACCCtccattatttttttgtgtgtaatgGTGTAGTTTGCCAGTCCATAGAATGGAATAATATATCCACTGTAAAAATGCAGTATTTAAAACTTCTAAATAATAGGCTTTGGATAACTTTTGCTTCTTTTCTCTAATTATATACAAATTGGCAGAATCGTTCATTAAACAATGCATCAAATCAACCTTGAACATAACTTAGTGTCCTTTTTAAAGCATGTGTATGAAATATGTAGCTTGCATAGCTTTGTCGTTGTTCAAATGATTTGTTGTGTGCTTATAATCACATGGTTGTTGCTCTCCAATGTTCAATGATCACAGGGCTTTCCTTGGGGCCAAGGATCTCTTCCCATATGAGGAATGCAAGGAGAAGTTTGGAAAACCCAATAAGAGGAAAGGTTTTGGTGAGGGACTCTGGGAAATCGAGAACAACCCCACTGTCACTCATGAAGGATATGAGGTCGGTAGTCTCTCTGAATTAAAGGTTCCTGTTAGGGCTGCATCATATATTGCTAATTTGTTGTTGTCAGTGTGCAGAATATCAATATAGCAAAGATCTGCTCAGTGTGCATTAAATAGTACCCAGCATTCAGGCTCTCTGTGCCAGTAATGTATTTGCTGGTGCTTTATTTAAAGCGGTAGGAGAGCTTTGAAATGTTCTGGTGAAATTATTACGAAACTACAGccaagatttttttatttttttattaaaataaacgcAGATGCAACGTTTTCAATAAACCAGTGTTGAGATGAACATAatgattggttgtttcttttTCAGTAGCTTTACAAATTCCTCTCTATCTGGGGCCAGACATTAAAACTATttagtaaaatatgttttgttttttaccaccATTGTGTTGCATATTTTCTTCATGTCGTGCAGCCCCCAATACCTCGACAAGTCTGTGTTGTTTTAAGGTTTTGCTTATTAGGTAAAATATCAACCTGGTTTATGCCTGTAATCCTGATTTGTGCAACAGACATTAAACACCACTCTTTTTTAACCTCTAGTCTTGGTTTTTATGGAGATTTTcatgtttacattgttttcacattacaatctattaatttatacttttttatcctgttttatttggattaatGGGaactttttttcattgtttttcccCATCAAAAATTTCTCTTTTTAGTCTGCAAAGAAGGACAACTCATCAGAAGCTGCTGGAGACACGGGCGGCTCGGAGAAAGCCAATGCCGAGGGCAGCAGTGACGAAGATGAAGGGACCCTGGTCATCGACGAGAAGAACGAGAGGGGAGGGGCTAAACGAAAAGCAGAGGAGTCCACAGAGGTGAGATTCAGCCTGAACAGACACACCTAGGTTCCTCCTAGGCTGTCCTGACCCTTGGCTGCACTTTCATAGGAATCCCCCAAGCGGCCAAAGGATACAGAGGCAGAAGGGAACAAGTCCAACATGGAGGCCAAGCTTAATGATGTGGATGGAAGCAAGGCAACAGCGCCTTCCTCGCAGAGCGAGTCAAAACCAGAAGGCCAGGAGAACGCTCCAGCAGAGGGTCAACTAACGGCAGAGAAGGTGGAACATGTTCATTAATGATGGTTATGATCGAACTATTAGAACTTTCTCTGGGACCTGTGGTCTAGATACTGTATACCATTAGTCAGATAAACCAAACTATTATGTAtagataattacaattagtagcACAAAGTTGTTGGACTTGTGCTGACTATAGTACCAAGATTTCCTCATTGAATATAACATGCTGATATTATGATAGAACATAAACTACCAGTCTGGTATTAATATGCATCTTTGTAACCATCTTTAAATAGGTGCAGTTGGTCTGGTCAGAGTTGGTATAATTTTACAGACTTATAGAAATTGGTTTGAGGGTCTCAGCTGCCACATCATTAAATGAACTGAATCATGTTCTTCCAGATCTGTAAAAGCAAGGAAAAATCTATGTTGTGACTTTTTCTATTGTTACACAGCTGTTGCACAACCAGGATAGAATTATATTAGTATTTCAGTCACTTCTTGACTGGTGATGAGCAGTTCAGATactgaaaaacaattattttattttatttatttattttgtttaaatcatcaaaatagaAAGTCCTGCTTTTTcagtaaaaatcagataaaagttgGGCACAGATGCTTTAATGCATAAATGAGGACAGAGCTGCTCAAATATTAAGGGAAACAATTGTAGTAACAATTATTAAGGTTAATATTGGAATTATTTGTAGCAATTACTCACTGAGTTTTGAAGCTCACCGGATTCTGGTTTCCTTTACATTTTTCTGAATTCCATGTTCAGCAATGTAACATTCACTGAAAAAAAGGGGAAAGTGGCAATACATTTCTCCTAAAAAATCTGTCATTTAGCAAATAGCTAAGGAAAACTGTTGGATTTATTTTAGGCAGTGGGGAAAAATGGTTGTCTTTTTCTGCTGTGTGTGAAAATAACTGGTTAACTATAACAGTTCAACAGCTAAATATCCcagttttaatataaatacattttaatgtaaatgaGAGCAAATGTGTTTCAGTCCTACTTatgtatgttttctgttttataaaataaaaaagctataAATTATTGTTGTGAGATTAAGAAGCGGCTCTTTTTTGTGAAGTAAATTATTCAAAACCTAAAATTGGGTGATGAATTTATTACAACAAACTTTCTCCTGATCTGCCGTTAATCCCATTCTAGAACCACTTGGGGTAGATAAGAATCAGGTCCAAATGTGTCAAAATGGAAAGAGCCAGACTGCACAAATAGCCTTCTCTGGAGCTCTATTGAACAGCTAGCAATGATAAATCTAAGACATCTGTCAGCACATTtatcatattttcattttagtaTTTGAGGACattacatttgtgtgtgtgtgtggcgtTTATTCATTTTCCAGTGTTTAGGTTAAAACCACACCCCTAATCTCTTTCCTTTTCTCCCTGCAGCCTGTGACAGACAGCGCTTAACATCGACTCAGAAGAAAACCAACAACCCTCAATGCTTTTCTCCGGATTTCAGGCATCAACATCAATACTTGTAGGATGCCAGATTTCAGCTGTTTTAATTAATGAGCAAATtattggaggaaaaaaaaacacaaacatgtttgtATTGAAAGACAAACAAACTTCCATTTGCCACTTTGGGGATATTATATATCCCAGAATaaaaaaccacaaataaaacCTTCACTGATCAGACTTCAAAGAATTGAACTGAGCGTTTTCAAGCTCGTGTACAAACAGGATTTTggtgtttatatattttttatttccaagtgCAATTATAAAATTAGAAAGACTGAATAATAGgtgtcaaaacatttttcagtttgagggaaaaaataaacttaatatATACTACATTTAACACAAAAGATCTAAATCACGAATATGTCTTTGAGAATGACTCCAGTTTAATGGGTTTTAAAACGTAATGTACAGATAAAAGAGCAAATTTTCACCAACACTCAGATTTGATTTGTAACCATTTCACCCCCGTTTGTATCAACCTGCTGTTCCGCCCTTCTTTCAGTCATTGAATGCATGATGAGTTGCACTTTCTCTCCCAATGTTCACTCTTGACATCTTTAGCAACACTGGTCTTGTTGCTTTGAGGTGAAAGCGTCACTGGAGGCAACCAAAGTTTGTGACTAATTTGTACATTTTCCCACACGTGGACATCTTTGCTTCCAAACACATTGAACATGCAAACCCTGTTTAATTTAGCCTCTTTGTCCATACTCAGCTGATGATGACTGGTGTagaaagcagaaagacattCCTGAGGGTTGTCTCAGCTTGATCTTGAAATGCTAAGAGTGGAAAGTGTTCCTCACCTTCTGTGTTTAAAGTTTCTCGATCATCTGAATGAAACTCATCAAAACCAACAACTCAAAATACGATGTCTAGTTACATTTCCCAAACATGTCACTGAGATTCATTTCATTCACAAATTAGCTGCATAGAATCTTCTCTTTCGGAAATGTATCTCTGAAATTGTAAACGCtaacatttgattatttttttttctctctctaagAAATCCGATTGTTACTATTAGTGTGttgaatttgtaaaaaaaaaaaaaaaaaaaagtattgtttcttttttcaccCAACCTTTTAACTGGAATACGAGTCATTTTACTTCAGTGGTCTTATTGTTTTCACTGTGATACAAATAGTGGATGTGATTGTTCTTTCATCGCTTCGGTGTAATTTCATCTGTTTACCAACGCTGGCTTAGTCATAAAAAAAGGGAAAGTTCCACAAAAAAAGTTGATAAAATCCTTTCCTCTACTGGAGATTGAGTAAATTTTGTTTGCAagtgtaatttttattttattttattttttgcgttttgctttttctgttttagatgcTGACATTCATCTTAAGCTGCTGCTTAGTTTGCCATTGTAGTTGCCAGTCAATTTAATAAACATGTTGATTACCAAAAATAAACGCTGTTTCTGTCAATATGTCAATCATTAGATTTAACAAACAGGTTGGTAACTTTTCTCCTGGTATTTATCTagtcatgtttttttccaaactaACTACTGCTGATAATCTTGCTCCTTCATCTCGTCTGGAACATTGAAAAGGACAGTTTTTCAAACTAGTGTCATCTCAAGTCTAAGGTATATGAAAGGAACTTTAAAGCTTTTCTTTGAAACTAAACCGTTGTCACAATTTGCCTTGCAGAGGGCATTCCAGCACAGCCTTGGCCCAAAGGCTTCGTTACCTGAGCTACTTTTTTAGGTAAAGTAACAAGCTGACATAGTTGTGTTTGCCATCAGGTTCAGATGAATTTACACTGTTTTGTGAAGGCATCAGTGTTTAACCACCAACCTGTTCCTACTGTTATACTTAGAAGCAGAAACTTTCAGTCTTTATTAGCTTATTTGATTAGAGGTTTTAGAAACTGAAGTCTTTTTCTCTATGGGTCTTTTAGCCTAAGCATAGCAACCCATCATGGCTAGCTAACTTGTAATCTTTTCATAGGTAGTCTTGTAATTAATTGAGCCccaagtttaaaaaataaatccaatttTATGGTTGAactctttatttattagttAGCATTACATAGTTCTGTCCAAATTTGTGGAGAACAATATTAGACCTTAGTACTCAGATGTACAGTGGCTTTCAAAAGTCCACAGGTACTTTGTTGAAGTACCTTCTGGTTTAGTTTCAGCGTTCATCTATCAATTACAGGGAATCTGAAGTAAAGTTAAGCTGTCCTAGGTGGATTTACCTGACATTTATGTATAGGCATCCTTCACCTAAAGCCATGGTTTGCAGAAAGGTAACAAATGATCATACGGATTATTGGTACAGTTATTAGGACAACAGTGCAAAACAAGTTCACAGCATTATATATACACTGCATTTCCCAGTGATGGCAGAAAATAGGAACATTTTCTCCACAGCAGAAGAAAAGACTGGACTGAAATTGGTTAGCGAGGATGCTATGAAGCAGACAGGAACACTGAAGACACTGCAGGAATTTTGGGTTAGAACTGGTTATATTCTAGATGTAGGAGTTATCTGCATTCTCTATATTTCTGAACTAAGGAGTAGCTTTGAGGAAAACATTCTGGTCTGAAGGAACCTAACCTGAACTTTTGGGACACAGTTCAAGAGGtacaacaaaatagaaaattagAAGGGAGAAAAGTACTTAGTagttgaaacaaaaaactgaatttaattcaaAAGAATCAAgcaattaaagataaaaatgcaCCAATCGGAATATAAACTTAAACGAATTGATGCTCAACAGCATCGATCACTTTTTCTTTTGACGTTCAAATCAGCAATTGCGCATGCGTGAAGTCACGAAATGGCGCTCCTGTCCAGCAGGTGGCGCGACAACTAGACAGCAACCTCGGAGCTGCTGCTACATGTGACATTGACATCAACAGAGGGTAAGCAACTTATAATCTACCCATTTTTTCTTTGAAACCCACACCtctacaataaaacaaaagcagtgGCTGCGGTTTTACAGTAACGTGTTTGCCAAAATAGATGCGAGTAGCTAAGAGCTAATGCTAACGGCTGTTTACCATTGAGCTAACGTTAGCCTAGTATGTGTGTCTGTATATCTTTGGTAAAGATTGCTTTACTTTCTTTGGTTCCTACAGCACCATGAGGCTGACCGCTCTCCTCTCGATGGCAGCCCGGGTTGTAGTGCCCAAAGATTACCGTTACGGCACCAACAGGCCGTGGACGGAGGCTGCTAAGAGGCGGAATCCTCCGGGAAAAAAGAGGAGGAAGGTGTTCGTGGAGCCGCTGGAACCAGAGGACTGGACCATACTGAAGGGGGACATGGTGAGAACCAGACACAGAATCCAGGAGGGATAATCAAGTCTTCACAGACTCATTCTAATGGTCTAATGTGAGAGCTGGCTGGACTTTTTTCctacagtgttttattttactgaaaataCAGCACAAAACATGGGAATATACAGTACATACATGTGTACATGCATGTGaatatgcatgcatgcatactCAAATTTACCTCCATCTCATCAAACAGTTAGAACTCTCTGTTATACTTGGGCAATCTGATTTGTAAATGTAATTGATGGTGCCATTGGTCTGTTAATTCATATTCACATTCATTTGCAGAAAACATTGGTGTGACCTTTGACAGTTCCTTTAAATTTGATAAACAGAACTCAGTGGTGAGGGAAAGGTTTTGTCCAACTAATGCTTCTCAGTTCTCGCTTGGATTACGGTACTGTAAATCCCCCTTTTTCTTGGACTTGATATTTTCTCAATTCAGAAGCTGCAAGCCATTTGACTAGAACAATTGCTATGATCATATTACACCTGTGCTGGACCGTAGCATTTCTGCATTACACAGTagattctatttttattttgaatttctcCGATTTCTGTCCACGTTTTCCACATTGGTAAAATCATAGGGCCCTGATCTGATCATCAACTGGGGGAGAAAACGGATAATATCGGTGAACCTTCCCAGCTTATGGAAATTACTTAAAGGCACATACAGTACATGACACATCaaggagattaaaaaaaattgcaaataaaacatagaaggtagtgtgatggtctggggctgcgtTGGATCTGGACAACTTGTCATAACTGTTGGAACCATGAGTTATGGTCTAAACCACAAATCCTTAAGGATGATAATAGATTGACCTTAAGTCCTGGTAAACATGGGTTAAGCAGCGGGGTAGTGATCTAAAAGACACCAGCAAGTTCACCAAATTTTGACTGCTTGCCTAGTTTGGATTTAAATCTAATCAAGATGCTTTGGTAGGTCTTTAAACAGATAATTCATGCTTGAAAAGCCTCTAATGTGGCTGACTAAAACAAACAATTAtgtaaagaagagtgggccaaaattcctccacagtgatgtaaatcTATCCATCTAAAAATGTGTgtgaaaaaaagctaaaacagatgaaatctgtaagggaggaaaacattttttatggcACTGTAAATGCCAAATATGGTTA
This genomic window contains:
- the hdgfl3 gene encoding hepatoma-derived growth factor-related protein 3: MPRSNRQKEYKPGDLVFAKMKGYPHWPARIDELPEGAVKSPSNKYQVFFFGTHETAFLGAKDLFPYEECKEKFGKPNKRKGFGEGLWEIENNPTVTHEGYESAKKDNSSEAAGDTGGSEKANAEGSSDEDEGTLVIDEKNERGGAKRKAEESTEESPKRPKDTEAEGNKSNMEAKLNDVDGSKATAPSSQSESKPEGQENAPAEGQLTAEKPVTDSA